cttagcttttcgaaaatttcagccagaaaaaaggctccagaaaattctaggtgacctttttagggtaaaaatccgttaaaaatgggcaattatacgatttttcagatgttcgaaaatcctaggagaggcaggcaagcaagaaattttacagcaaatgttccgaaaattatagatctcaaatcgtcttccgaacagatatttcccGAAAATTGACGCTGAAgagtgtttccatataatcgcaaatgatcgcaaacgatcgcagagccgACTGTAACCATACATTTCAGcggaaatgtcaaatgtacacgcgcgttgtgctcgcgggaaaatcaaagcaaacaacatggcggatatcgaggaggaaattttgctgCAATTTATTTCTTCGTTTAGTCCTAAAGCGACGACAACGTCAGCTTCAAAACCGAAGGAAACATCGGTGTTGGcttcgaaaaatattcatgaagagacaaGATACTAAATTTCTCGCCTGCGATCAccatcgcagacgatcgcagaagagtgtttccatatgatcgcagtgcgatcgtctgcgatcatatggaaaccagcctttaacaAGCATATAGAATATTGTCACATTGGTGATCCAGTTCACAATCAttaatgatttatttcataactTGTTTTCTTTATAAGTTTCAGAGAATGTGGGAAGAGAGCAAAAACCTGAAGCGTCTCGGAAAGCAGGCAGTAAAAAGTGTAAGTTGTCTGCTTAATAATAAAGATGAAGTTATAATTATTTATGAAGATAATTATTAGTAACCACTAAAAGAGAGCTCTAAACATAGAACTCTATGCACTTCTGAGGAAAGTGCCAATTCAGAGTCATCATGACCACCAGAGGCTTTTTTTAGGGGAATATCTTGGCAATTCGTTAATTTGGCATTAATTATAAAGGAATCTAGTTATGTTTCTCTAGCAATATAGGACTTTACATGTAGATACATCCTGTCTGGACTTAATGCATTCCCAAACATTGTGCTCAGAATAAAAACATAATCATTTGGAAGCCTAATGCTATAACTTCTACATAGAAGCTAATCATGCTGAAATATTTTAATCCACAGATTTGGGAATGTGTACACCCTTTAAATTGTTAGGAAAAGGAGTTTTCCtatttttaaatagttttaaacgCGGTACTTATCAGATAGAGGACTTTGTCAAATACCATGGAGGTCGTATCTTAAACTTTCTTGATAAAGATGTGGATATTGTTATTATGGATATGACATTAAAAAGGAAGACTCCACGGTTCAAATTACCCAGCACTAAGTTCACAAGATCCCAGCAACTGATAGATAAAACCACCAAGAAAAGTGGCTCGTTTTCAATTGAATCGTTTGCTGCAAAATGGTCAATTCAAATAATTGATCACAAAGAGATTCTGCATTACTGCAATACAGATTTACATCGAGAAGATATGAATGTAGGGCGTACTATAAAGAAACTTCAGGTGCCCTTCATAAAGGTGGAAGATCAAAGTAGAAAATATAAACCAGAATTTGTTGAATTTAAGTGTTTTCCATTTATGGACACCACATTCCAAATGCCCTGTTCCCCTTTTGATACATGGTTCAAGCAGAATTCAACAGCCAATAAGGATTTCAATGAAGAAAATGGAGATCAACAAAATAGGCAATATTTTTGTGAGTTATGTGGTAAAAATTATGTGGAAATTCAGAGTCATTTAGATACTGCTGAACACAAACATGCAGCAATGGATGATGCCCGCTATGCTGGTGTGGATGCTTTAATAAAAAAAGGTGCTAGCGTGGAAgattttttgaaaatgatttaaagagAAACATTCAGTAAGGTCATGTGATAATGAGTAGTTCAGACCAGggtgcatgtacatgtacatagagTGGGGGTGGCATGGGTGGTgtttaatcttaaaatgatttgaGGCTACATGTACTATGTCTAGAAGAAGCTGTGTGTCTAGAAAAAGCTATGCCCAGAAGAATAGATCAGTAAATGTAAATGATTATggatcataataattatttaattattaataatcaTAATGATGTTTGGAGTTCTGTCAAGAACATGGTACATGGTAACCAGCTACATAGAGGTCTATATATGTGGACTGCAGCTTTTCAAGACATCCACAAATTAGTGACTATCCAATCAAACAACGATGGTTTTGCTTTAAAGTGCGTTCATTTGTTGCAGAATCagaatcaaaaaaataaataaatattgatctTGACTTCATAACTGAtgattccatgtattcttatttataaacaattccAGCATTGTCCCAACAGAATTATCCCTACTAGTGTTAGGTGCAGTTCAGCAGCCTTCTATGTTACGTGTGCCACTTAAAGAATGTATGACTCTTagtttttagatttgaaattaGATGTATGGTACTGAATGTAAAACACATTAAtcatatttacaataaaataattattttgtttttcaccgtTGATTATGGTGTGAGTTACTATACCTGTATTTTACTAAATCTGCAATTCCTTGATCTGCTACATGTATCTCTGTGTGACTCAAAGAGCTGTGGACACTTTGATTTAATTTTGACACTTAGGCCACTAGTCAGAAATGAGATGCAAATtggaaagaaaaacacaaagtaCAAAGTCAAGTATGCAATAGTGTAACAGAAATTAAATTGCAGTTGTCTTTTCTTGAATGTGATTTTCCCTGGTGCTGTGCTGAACATCTCTATCAGAAACATTTCACTTGTGCAGCTCTTTGAGTCACATTGTAACTTACATGTAGACATAAGGGACCTTCTGACTGTTAGGATGGTCCATGAATCATTAATGTTTTCAtgtcttctgttttaatgcagCTCAAAATATCTTTCTTTTCTGTTACTTACTATGTCAAAATCCAATTTGTATACTTTAGTACGGGATGACGAGTGCATACTGTGGTTATTGGCTACGCCATGTTGTGATAGAAAGTGTATGAGGAAACTCTCAGTAGAAGATATAAATACCACTGAATTGCACTTCTGCAACATGGATCAGACACAGCGGCGTAACTACGTGCTTGGATATCTGTCCGATCACAGTCGAGTTGAAGATTCAGGTGATTACGTTACAGAATTCATGGTGAAGGGAAAATCAGTGTGTAGAGAAGCATGGCTGTTGATTCATAGTGTCAGCAAGGAATGGTTTAGAAGGCTTTTTAATAAATTCAAGGAGGGTGCGGTCGAAGTGGAGCATGGCAACAAAGGTGTTAAGAAACCATCACAGAGAAGCACAGATTGCATTGCATGGTTAGAGTTTTTTGTCTCCTGTGTTGGACAGTACCAGCCAGATAATAAGGCAATACACTTGCCTTCATGTTTCACCCGACTGAGCATTTATCAGCGCTTATGTGAAGAGAACAAGTCTTTCAATACTCCTTCTATTGGAATGTCACAGTTTTACTCTATCTTCCGTGACAATTTTCCACATGTCTTCATACCAAAGGTAGGCATGTTACTTTAGTATAAACTAACTCTTGGATCATACATGTAAGACTCGAGCAGATGACACACCAAGAACACTACGTGCTGACTACTTGCCAttgacgaaaaaaaaattcatttttttgttaGATGAGTACAAGTCAGAGTTGAAGGTGAATGTCAcacatcaaaactaaaaaaaattgattactTAATTAACTGACATTCTTTGAAGTAATCTGATTTTATTAGACATGTTTTTTTGGTGAattgtccagaaatgcaagtatCATGATAGTAACTTGTCTTCATGTGGTGTTTACCATCAACACTCATTGAATCCTTTTGTACAGTTGGCAGGGTTGTCAAGAAAAGCATTTTGCATAACTCTGTGacagaataaataaatattaattaaataaaatagtaattttATTCTGCTTTTCCAGTCAATGGTTGATTATAACACAAAATGtcagttaattaacaattattcgccgaaggcgaagtgattatcggtgaatattcaccgagacgaagtcgatgtgaatattcacctatcatcactgagcctgaggcaaataattgttttagtataaatacacaggtgattctttcaaaaaagcgaaaaaaaacatgtcaacgcgaaatcatcttcacttacagtggcaaaacgaatACTGGCAGCCATtctgtccgtcgaggtgattatcggctgataatccgagatagcgagccaatgagagcgcgcgattttgtataatcacctgtgtatttatactaaaactaAGTtagtacaagtaaaatcattttACCTGAGTGGAATTAATTTTATGGTAGTCTGCActgtttaaattttaacaggaaaATCGGTTCACAAAATGCACTGATTGTACGAGGTACAaggaggaaaaggaaaaaacagtGGACAAGAAGGCCAGACAAGAAATAGACAGATTATTGACTGAACACATGGAGCTGGTCTGGTtagttcttcttttttttattgtacgATTTACAACACTGCACCTTTCTTAACTGTAATTTGCCATCCCCTTAAGAAAAAATGTTGTTCTATTTTCACAGGAGAGAGAGGAGGATTTATTACCTTCATCGATATAAGGCCAGAAAGCATCCTTCCAAATATTTGACAATAATAGATGATGCAATGGACCAGAAAACAACCTGTATTCCACGTGTGCGGAGGAAGACCAAGGCCACCTGTAACTTGGCGACAGTCGGAACTCATCTGGTGGGAGCAATTTTTCATAGTGGCCAATCACCAAATGGGAAAGACGTTTTGGGGTCATTTGATTATTATCAGTGGCCTCATGACCCAAACTTGACCGCATCTGTTTTGCTGTGCATGTTAGTACGATGGTGTGAAAAGTATCAACTTCCACCTGTGTTGTACCTTCAATTGGACAATTGTGTCAAAGAGAACAAGAATCAATATATTTTGTGGCTTCTTGCCCTGCTCGTGGAATTGAAGATTTTTGAGAAGGTAAATTCTTGTGTATTATTGCCAGCTTTTATCCCAGGGGATGTCTTATATTTTATAATTACCAGGAATCAATGAGCTTGATCAAACGTTTGGTCAAACTATAGACATATCACAATAAAAGTGATGCACAAGTTCCTCAAGATCAATAATGCCTCCTCAATATACAATGTTAAAAAGGCCATTTACATGCTGATATCTTGTAGTGGATATTCTTTACTTGTAAGAACTGTAAATTTATATGTCTGTCTTGAAAAGAAGACTGATAGACATATATAAAAACACAAAAGTCAAGATTACATGTATATCCTgcaaatcaacaaaaaaaaactttaaatacTGAATATTTTAGCCAGCTGCTGTGGTTTAATTTGTGGTAGAGTGAgagatatacatgtaaataatattAAGGAGATATATATGCATTCAACTATAACAACCAGAGATCATCTTTTTTTCCAGATACGATTGAACTTTCTTCCAGTTGGCCACACACATGAAGATATCGATGCTTTCTTTGGTGTATATTCAAAGCATTTGGCACAAATGGATGTCTACACCATAGAAGGTGGGAATTGTTACTAGTGTTGTACATgacttttattttgttgtctggaacaaataaatgaataaatagtGAAAGAAACATCTGGGATGCGAAGGGAAGGAGGTACATATTCATCTGCTTTGAGGAAGTAACAAatatatttgtatttttattacttAAAGTTTAAAAGGTATAACATGAAGTTCCTTTTCAAATAGACATGACTTGGCATCTTTGCCTTGGCAAACCAAAGCAAGCCGTTAAATTTTTATTGCTTGATACTTACAATGTATAATATTATCATATGAACACTGACCTacgaaaaaataattatttactttggCACATGGTTGATTGCATGGAAACATTCATAATCCAGCTTTTTCATGCAGTTTTAAAAACATGTCCATTTCTAGACTTGTTACAAGCCATGGAAAGCTGCCTGGCAATAATCAAGGCATTTCCATTTTTGCTTGATGTGGTTTACAACATTAAAGAATGGCTTTTGCCTCATGCTGAAGAATTACATGCGCACACCCAGCCAAAGAGTTTTAAGTTTGTCAGAGATGAGGAAGGACATTGCATCATGTATTACAGGAATTACTCGCACATGAAATGGGAAGGCCCTCAACGACTCCTCAAGGTATTGAGTTGTatgttacaataataataataataattattacagaaCAGATaccaaaaatataattataattattatataatgataaattaagaaagttAATTGGTAATAAATTGACAATAATGAAGCTATCATTATGCAAACACtaaattacaatttaaaatacaactAAAATTAGTTGAAATCAGTTTTAACAAGTGCAATTAAAGTTAATTTTAAAGGTCAATaagtttgtaataataatttaataataataacaataatgcaCAATGACTTTGTACTTCCAAAAACAAGAACTATAAGAATCTAAACTGACATCTGCAAGTAAGATTGGAATTAGACATACTTGTAACATTTTAACCTCACCACAGTACTAGCACATTAAGTTACTTGTAAAGGTTGCATTAATGCCAGTGTAGTTGACCACTTTTTTTGCATGATTGGTATAAAGCATAGAGTAGTAGTCAGCTTGTATACAGAAAACTGACATTCAAAACCAGTGGGAACATTTTATTGTATCCACCTTTTGCTGCATATGGggaaattgaaatttcactaTCTCAGGAGAGATCTTTTTTTCCCATCTTCTCTTTTCAAGACCATACCAACTGGGAAGCCCAGCCTTGTGCAGCCCACCCTGAATAAAATTGATGTGGAAGCTTTAAAGAGAGACCTTAAAAAATTTGAGGAAAATTATCCTGTGAGAGTCTCAAGAGCATGGGCTCAGTGGCTTCAGGACATTGACAAACTTTTGGAGCTGCCTAATCACTGGGAGTGGCCTTTAGAAATTCTGCAAAGATGTTCCAGAGTACCGAGGCTAGTGAATGAGGATATCTCTATTCCTGATCATTTGCAAGCTATGCGTGACAAAGAAACAGTGGAGACTCAACAGGTGTGTTTCTTTGCTTTGTACATGCATCATAAGTGCCAAACACAAGATTGGCAGAGTTAcatgtatctcatagatgtttgaGGTGTAAAGTACATTCATTTGGAAATTTTTAAGCTGGGACCTAGTATTTGTTAGAAGAATTGAAAGATAAAAGAGCCAGACACTTCACTGTACATCTCAATACACATGCttgtataatattattaaaaataagTGTTACAAATGTGTATATACTGTAATTACAGCTACCATGCTCCATGGAATCCCTAGACATTAGATATGTTAATTCAACCTATTTAACTAAGCAGAGTGTCTTTGGATACTTCAGATTTACACTGGGCGATACAGGCCAACACGAGAGCGGGAAAACCTAGTAGAAGCTGTTGATGACTGCTTGGAGAACATTGAGGTGGGAAAGTTTGTGGCAGTCCACCTTGCCAATTATGATAAAGTGCCAGTTATTGGGAAGGTTCTTGAAGTGAATGGCGATAACATTAAGATCCACTACTGGAAAGGTTCTTTTAAGGGGAAGTGGAGTCCACAAGATGTGCCCAGAAGGCGGACTCCATGGGTTGATGAGCTTCCCAAAACTTGTATCATCTTATGTTCATTTTCATTAACCGAGGACAGCAAACTATTGCCATCTACAAGGAGGCATCTGCAAGATGAGTATGCTAGATTAAAACAGAATGAGTAGCATTGCTTATAACATTCACCAGCAACTCTTGGATCCATACCTGTCACTAGGTCttatttgaaaacaatttcaccCACAGTCTTGTAATGCACAGTATTGTACCTGAATggtctttttgttttaaaacagtGAGCTGCCTTGTTTCACATTTTTACTTGTTAAACTTCTTGAACATAATTCTTTCAGTATAATCTGTGCATGTGTATGGAATCTATTAAGGAGATTGTGATATTGtacataaaaattatttcaaattgaaTAGTGTTACTAGGAAAAAGATATTTCTATCAGATGTTGTTCAGCTGGGCAGCAAAACCTAAGTCCTgtattcaaagacaaaatttaaTGTGGCTGCTCTGGATATAACTTAATATGTTGAATAAATTTTATATGGTGAAACAATTAGTCCTTGCTCTACTCTAGAATTGTCTTAAAGCTCCGATTTTATAGCGTAAATTTTACTGAGAATCCTTTTCTTAGGTTGTTTGGCTGATTACATATTCTGAATCCTCATGGGACCACGTTTTTGTTGTGgctcagaaattctgaatcctctcaTTACTGTGTTcttggggggatcagaaattctgaattttttcctgtgttcttaggggatcagaaattctgaattttttcctgtgttcttggggggatcagaaattctgaaatttttcctgtgttcttggggggatcagaaattctgaatttttgcctgtgttcttggggggatcagaaattctgaatttttgcCTGTGTTCTTgtggggatcagaaattctgaatttttgcctgtgttcttggggggatcagaaattctgaatttttgcctgtgttcttggggggatcagaaattctgaattttttcctgtgttcttggggggatcagaaattctgaatttttccCTGTGTTattggggggatcagaaattctgaattttttcctgtgttattgtggggatcagaaattctgaatttttccCCGTGTTcttggggggatcagaaattctgaatttttgcctgtgttcttggggggatcagaaattctgaatttttgcctgtgttcttggggggatcagaaattctgaatttttgcCTGTGTTattggggggatcagaaattctgaattttttcctgtgttcttggggggatcagaaattctgaatcctctcctgTGTTGTTGGTTGTGTCAGAGATCCTGAATCCCCTCCTGTGCTCCTGTGGGCTCAGAGGATCATTTGGGTTTTATGTGTGGCTCAGGCATTCCAATGAAGTGTGAGTAAAGAATGGGAAGTTTGTTTGGATGAATTTTGTGATTCCTTGCAAACAGGGAAACTTTCCTTGTGagttttaacattatttttacatttagaGTAAACTGCAGAAATAGTCTTTGGAATTTAGTGGTAATTTTCAATTTCCGTGGAGGCTCCACGTTTAATTTTCGGCCAATTTTAAACTCGTTTCCAACGGAACTTAAAAACCTACAACGAACAAAAACTATTCTCCGAGAAAGGGTCCCATTCTACCAGGAAAAAGAAGCCATTTTTGAGGTGATTCTCAGTACTTGCTCTGAATTTTCCCAAATTGGAACaccacattttagtttggaaggCGTTgaacgcgttccaaactaaaatgtggcATTCCAATTTGGGGAAATTCAGAGCAGTATTGGTATTTGTAGCTGAAAAAGTTAGTGTTTCCGAAGGGTTTTGGCTAATTGGAAGGAGAAAAGTAAGACTTCCGTTGAGACCACGAGGACCAATACATCCAATTTTCCAATTCCGTCAAATTGTAAAATTTCATGATCTCCCTTCACGACACGGACAAAAGCGGTTATCTGTTCGTGGTTGTAAAacgattcagaatttctgatcccccatcacGACACGGAACAAAAACCGCTATATGTTCATAGTTGTAAAAggtttcagaatttctgatcccccatcacGACACAGTACAAAAACGGTTATCTGTTCGTGGTTGTAAAacgattcagaatttctgatccccctcAAGGATGTAACAGCATACAGTCTGTTTATGGTTGTAAAGGGGATTCAGTATTTAACACGTTCCAaagtaaaatgtttttttttttttaaatgactaATTCCGAAATTCTGCACCCGATGAAAtccgaaaaaaatcacaaaaacgtGACTGTGAGAGCAGTGATACTTTATCTGGAcgcagaaattctgcatttTTAATGGTTAGAATGCCCTTAGCTGCTGTAGCGAGCAGAAATTCTACGCGAGGTGAAATCCGTGAAAATATATCAAAACCTAACTGCACATTCATTAGACAAATTCTGCATCCATCGTGTTCAATGGTTAGAACACCGAATTAACGTTCTaagctgataaaaaaaaatggaaagaccTAAGAATCCGTAAAAATCGGAAAAACTGGACTGTTCATTTTCGCAGTTGCTAATAAAATGCCAAATTCAGCACAGAATGTGCTAAGATTTACTGAATTTATGTAAGTTGTGTTCTGCACACAGGAAAGTGagaatgtttacaatcaaacgTAAACTCTGCAAGAGGCAGTGACTCCATGATCAGTGCTTCGAGATAATCTAGTTTTCTATTTACTGAAATTTTATCCATATAAAACATTATTTATAACGAAAAGGTGTAAAACACTTGGAGATTTCCGGTTGTCGTGAAAGGAGAAAAACAGCATTAGGATCTTTCTTTGCAGGACGTTTTTCCATTATTTCTGGTGTCTGAAACGGTTCCCCGAACTGATATGGTGGCTTGAACTAACTGATTTAAGATAGTAGAAGATCAATCTTGACTCTGTGGAAACAAAATATGTAAATAAGCATAAATAGGTTGGTGACAGAGAGAGCTCTTTTCCTTTACGTGTCAGTTCACAAGTCGAAAGCGGATGATGAGCTTGTTGCTCTATGACCCTCCCGTCGTTTTTGGTAGCGGCAAATGTTTACAACAATACATATGCATGTAAGTGGCCAGGACTCAGTTTGCCATTGACTTACGTGTGTGAGTGTGTGTGTTTTTCACTGTAGCTATATGGCCGGTAAGCGGTCAAGGTGTTGAGAACATTAAATGAGCGGCAGTCCGATATATATTAAATTGTCAAATCGAAGAATTCCAGTCAATCCAAACCATAGTATGTCGATTAGGAAAGGTTAAGCGATCCTGAAGTGATTTATAGATCTCAAGTCCAGGGATTGGTTTATGCTGGCTGAGAGTTCGAACCGTGATTTGTGGCGCTTAGAAATTCTTTCAGGTCGACTGCCGGTCAAGGTGCTAAAATcactaaatatatttttaagtgTCACAAAACATGGTTTCGTGCTCTGAGCCCAGCATAAACCAAGCCCTGGACTTGAGATCTATAAATCATTTTAGGATCGCTTGATTTTTCCTAATCGACATACAATGGTTACCAGCCATATAGCCACaacgttttgttttttgcttcgcTTTCTTGAGATCGTTAACGGCAAAATATGAGCTTCGTTTACTGGTCACGTTCATTCTGCAGACTCGAGACATGTTCTTCTCCAATTGAAATTACAAAAGGCTCACCGTTACACTAAGGAGAGCAACTATAAAATACAGTACAGGGCCATTTTTAAAGCCGTAATTCGGCAGTGGCTCGGTGGCTCGTCAATCAAATTGGTTGTTTAAAGAACGAGTAAGGTATATCTTTGAGTGGCTCGACGGCTCGGCGGCTCGTCAGTCGAATTGGATGTTTCAAGGACTAGTATAAGACACAATCAGTAAACtcagtgctatattcttcacacgatcttgtATAGTTAACGGAACCGTAAAACGAAAGCTAAAATATTAAAGGAGTTctaaggcctaatcactgaaacagcGCTTAGGATTAATCAGTAAACTCAGTGCTATATTTTTCACACGATCTTGTAAAAAGtatagttaaccgaaccgtaaaatgagagctaaaattttaaaagagttcttaggcctaatcactgaaagagcGCTTAGGaataatcagtaaacgagtgctatattcttcagaggATCTTGTAAAAAATGTGGTTGACCGAACCgtataaaatgaaagctaaaattttcaaGAAGTGCCTAATCACTTTATTCTTTACAAGATCTCATAAAAAGTATAGTCAACCgtaccgtaaaatgaaagctgaaaaattcaaagggtgcttaggcgtaatcactgaaacgagcgccgTAGGCTTAATCAGTAGACGAGTGCAACATTCTTCACACGATGTAACGATGTCGTAAAAAAGTGTAGTTAAACGAACCATAAAATAAGAGCTAAGGGTGCTTAGGTCGTAAGTGATCGCATTGCTAGCTTTCGAGCCGAATACACAAATTCTTCTTGActggcgagccgccgagccactagTTCTGTATCTGACATGACTCGTATTAAAGTGATGAGCCATCCAGCAGCAAATATACTTCAGTCTTGAGTGGCGAGCCGCTGAGCCGCTCTATCTAACATGTCACCGTAAGTGGTCCTGTATTCTATAGTTTAGCCCACTAAAGTACAAGGGAACAGAGGCCCTAATTGAGACAACAGAAGCCGATATTAGCAATTTAATACTATTCGGTTGATTTTGGAAAACACTCACCGTTTCAACTTGTACTGAATTTCGTAATGCCAAAGGTTGCAGATTGA
Above is a window of Montipora capricornis isolate CH-2021 chromosome 6, ASM3666992v2, whole genome shotgun sequence DNA encoding:
- the LOC138050906 gene encoding uncharacterized protein, whose product is MAFETQEWYIPKVTHRFTSSAAECDSVISRFLTFIIVRFNRNLARLRHRPKFDVLNYVSSNLTKSTLEVVTDLDHLFVRLHFDFHFCSSPGAYLPHSTPIKNSRQLRTPFEPEIFITSDSEPEIEVFDMDTSSVCEVSNCHSSIEVFDQSSEVRGNLEIDLGPDSSLESSQSIGSNITISENVGREQKPEASRKAGSKKLRDDECILWLLATPCCDRKCMRKLSVEDINTTELHFCNMDQTQRRNYVLGYLSDHSRVEDSGDYVTEFMVKGKSVCREAWLLIHSVSKEWFRRLFNKFKEGAVEVEHGNKGVKKPSQRSTDCIAWLEFFVSCVGQYQPDNKAIHLPSCFTRLSIYQRLCEENKSFNTPSIGMSQFYSIFRDNFPHVFIPKENRFTKCTDCTRYKEEKEKTVDKKARQEIDRLLTEHMELVWRERRIYYLHRYKARKHPSKYLTIIDDAMDQKTTCIPRVRRKTKATCNLATVGTHLVGAIFHSGQSPNGKDVLGSFDYYQWPHDPNLTASVLLCMLVRWCEKYQLPPVLYLQLDNCVKENKNQYILWLLALLVELKIFEKIRLNFLPVGHTHEDIDAFFGVYSKHLAQMDVYTIEDLLQAMESCLAIIKAFPFLLDVVYNIKEWLLPHAEELHAHTQPKSFKFVRDEEGHCIMYYRNYSHMKWEGPQRLLKTIPTGKPSLVQPTLNKIDVEALKRDLKKFEENYPVRVSRAWAQWLQDIDKLLELPNHWEWPLEILQRCSRVPRLVNEDISIPDHLQAMRDKETVETQQIYTGRYRPTRERENLVEAVDDCLENIEVGKFVAVHLANYDKVPVIGKVLEVNGDNIKIHYWKGSFKGKWSPQDVPRRRTPWVDELPKTCIILCSFSLTEDSKLLPSTRRHLQDEYARLKQNE